The DNA segment TTAAGACGCTCAGGGAGGACGTTGTGAATTATTACGGCAGGGATGGGAGGAAGTACGTGAAGGTGAATGGCAACCAGTACAGGAGTTACATGGAGTTCGTGAGGAGGAGGGGCATTGACGTGCGTTACCTCATTCGCGTGCAGGCGCGTGGTGGGGATTATTTCTACGCTTGGGGTGTCGTTGGGACGCCGGTTCGCTTTGAGTGGCTTGGGAGCGAGGAGTTTGGGACGAGGGATTACTATGCATTGGTCAGGAGGTCCTCTGTGACGAAGCTCGCTGATAGGGTTGAGCTGGCGAAGTACCTCAGGGACTTAATCTTTGGAGGGAGGTGATGGGGCGTGGAATTGTTCTTCTTCGGAGTCGCTGACGGTTCGGCAAGAAAGGCGATAGAGAGCTTTGCTCCGCGAAAATTCCCAATCATGGTGAACTATGCCACGAAGGTACGACCAATCCCGCGAAATACTAGCAAGCTCTTCATCGACAGCGGTGGTTTCAGCTTCTTCTTCAAACTCAGGGAGTATCCAGATCCTCACGAGAAGTACCTCGAATTCGTGCTGAAAAAGAACGCTGACTTCTTCGCGAACAGAGACCATCCCTGCGAGCCCGAGGTACTTCACCAGACTGGCCGCACTGTAAGAGAGAACCAGCTCAAGACTATTGAGAATCAGATTGCGATTCAGGATCTAATAGATGATCAGTATCCAGAGCTCGGGAATCGCTTCGTTGCAGTCCTACAAGGCTGGACCATAGAGGAATATCTGTATATGCTCGATGAGATGAAAAGCCAAGGGCTTCTCACGAGGCTAATTGGTATTGGGTCTGTCTGCAGACGTGGACAGGAAAGGCAGATCCGACGCATCATCACTACTCTCCGCGCAGAGCTCCCGCGCAAGTATGGGCTCCATGCATTTGGTGTGAAATTCAGCGTTCTGAAGTACAAAGACGTGTGGGATGCTCTCTACTCAGCAGATAGTCTCGCGTACAGGTGGAGAATAGACAGGGTGAAGGATCCTCGACCGATTTCTGAGCAATTGATTGAGAGACTCAACGATTGGATCAGCCGTCTTGACAGCCTTGCAACAACCCACTCAAATCAAATGACTCTTGTGGAGGCGATCTAAATGGATGAAATGGGCGTAACTGAGGAGTATTACACGTGGTGGTTCCGCTACGTGCACTCTGAAGAAGAAAAGGGGGAGCGTGATGGCCGTGAGTGTTAACTTTCGCTTTCGTATGAAAGTTAAGGATACTAACACCTACTGTATATTATCATTCTTTTCCAGGAACCTTCCTCGCATGACCAACCCCAAACACCGGAAAACCCGGCCAAATATACACCACCTGTACTTATTCCCCACAACTCCCGAAGCGTCCTGGCGCCTGAAAAATATAAGTCCTGCTAACAAAATAACAGAGGTGGTATAATGCCTCGCAGGAGAAAGTTTCCAGACTATGTAGAGATACGAGTTCCGGTCTACCAGCCACCTTCCAGCACCCTCGAACTCCTTTTTGAGGGTAAAACGCTTGAGATAGCGAAGCGCCTCGTCAGATACCTCAAAAAGAACGGAGGCATGTTCAAGGACGAGTACCAGGAGGCTCTTGGCATTGATGGAACAGATAAGGTCCTCTACTTTAGAGTCGTGAAGAAGCTCCTGGCCCTCGGCATGATTT comes from the Thermococcus thioreducens genome and includes:
- a CDS encoding deazapurine DNA modification protein DpdA family protein, which codes for MELFFFGVADGSARKAIESFAPRKFPIMVNYATKVRPIPRNTSKLFIDSGGFSFFFKLREYPDPHEKYLEFVLKKNADFFANRDHPCEPEVLHQTGRTVRENQLKTIENQIAIQDLIDDQYPELGNRFVAVLQGWTIEEYLYMLDEMKSQGLLTRLIGIGSVCRRGQERQIRRIITTLRAELPRKYGLHAFGVKFSVLKYKDVWDALYSADSLAYRWRIDRVKDPRPISEQLIERLNDWISRLDSLATTHSNQMTLVEAI